The following proteins come from a genomic window of Sorghum bicolor cultivar BTx623 chromosome 3, Sorghum_bicolor_NCBIv3, whole genome shotgun sequence:
- the LOC8054724 gene encoding LOW QUALITY PROTEIN: pentatricopeptide repeat-containing protein At3g13160, mitochondrial (The sequence of the model RefSeq protein was modified relative to this genomic sequence to represent the inferred CDS: deleted 1 base in 1 codon), with product MASPAAASPARRLFSTKPRTRPPKPAPEPAQASKAPAGQAAAKPDERRESRSLNKTLKAIFRERDPDKLVSRFIAGSTASRFRNKHRVYEVAVARLASFGRHDAIAAIIDSQKPFIEASSVGFAARLVRLCGGASMPSHAAAIFHGLPPKHKSVMTFNALLAAYVDASDFDALTTTFQQIPASHPTIIPTVYSYNILISALCQKPELSAALDVIALMEKRGVSPDIISFNILLNGFYNNDSFDDAEKVWEMMKERNIEPDEKSYNAKLRGLVSQGRVEDAVALIERMQKEGPKPDSVSYNELIRGYCKEGRLNEAKKVYDDLIKNECAPNRGTFHTLVPHLVEAGELDRALSCCHEIFSRKCRVHCSLLQGVVTALIAASRMGEAKRIVHLGRKNYYPQKHLRMPPHTRKDEGLKMPQPAGEDNDVEAETDSEDSVSYEDGYKEEEESNNAQ from the exons ATGGCCTCCCCCGCCGCCGCTTCCCCCGCACGGCGCCTCTTCTCGACCAAGCCACGCACCCGACCACCCAAACCGGCGCCCGAGCCCGCGCAGGCTTCGAAAGCGCCGGCCGGCCAGGCGGCGGCGAAACCCGACGAGCGCCGCGAGTCCCGGAGTCTCAACAAAACCCTGAAGGCCATCTTCCGGGAGCGCGATCCGGAC AAGCTGGTGTCCCGGTTCATCGCCGGATCGACCGCGTCTCGCTTCCGCAACAAGCACCGGGTGTACGAGGTGGCCGTGGCCCGCCTCGCCTCCTTCGGCCGCCACGACGCCATTGCGGCCATCATCGACTCCCAGAAGCCGTTCATCGAGGCCTCCAGCGTGGGCTTCGCCGCGCGCCTCGTCCGCCTCTGCGGCGGCGCCTCCATGCCGTCCCACGCCGCCGCGATCTTCCATGGCCTTCCACCGAAGCACAAGTCCGTCATGACCTTCAATGCCCTCCTCGCCGCCTATGTCGACGCCAGCGACTTCGACGCACTCACCACCACGTTCCAGCAAATTCCGGCCTCACACCCCACCATTATACCCACTGTATACTCTTACAATATACTCATCAGTGCGTTGTGCCAGAAGCCGGAGCTCTCGGCTGCCCTCGATGTCATCGCGCTCATGGAGAAGCGTGGTGTTTCCCCCGACATTATCTCTTTCAACATTCTGCTCAATGGGTTTTACAACAATGATAGCTTTGATGATGCCGAGAAAGTTTGGGAGATGATGAAGGAGAGGAATATTGAGCCGGATGAGAAGAGCTATAATGCAAAGCTGCGTGGTTTGGTTTCCCAAGGGAGGGTTGAGGATGCAGTTGCATTGATTGAGAGGATGCAAAAGGAGGGACCAAAACCTGATTCAGTGTCCTACAACGAACTGATTCGAGGGTATTGCAAGGAAGGGAGGTTGAATGAAGCCAAGAAGGTATATGATGATCTGATAAAGAATGAATGTGCACCAAATCGGGGCACATTTCATACCCTTGTGCCACATTTGGTGGAGGCtggagagcttgatcgtgctcTAAGTTGCTGCCATGAGATCTTTAGTAGGAAGTGCAGAGTGCATTGCTCGTTGCTGCAGGGGGTAGTGACTGCATTGATTGCTGCATCAAGGATGGGGGAGGCTAAGAGGATCGTTCATCTTGGAAGGAAGAACTACTATCCTCAAAAACATTTGAGGATGCCACCACATACTAGAAAAGACGAGGGTTTGAAGATGCCGCAACCTGCTGGAGAAGACAATGATGTAGAAGCTGAAACTGATTCAGAAGATTCTGTATCATATGAAGATGGGTACAAGGAAGAAGAGGAGTCGAATAATGCTCAGTGA